A genome region from Glycine max cultivar Williams 82 chromosome 5, Glycine_max_v4.0, whole genome shotgun sequence includes the following:
- the LOC100781004 gene encoding berberine bridge enzyme-like 26 produces MANSMVKLVFLSVTVFISIFPATSTFAGHEKGFLQCFQTILGADNTTWQVIFTKSSSSYEPLLESSIRNARFLNSTSVPKPNLIVTPHSLFHIQVALFCSKKSGLQVRVRSGGHDYEGLSYVSHSHIPFLIIDLFNLRSITINMDEESAWVQSGATVGELYYAIAKKSKVHGFPAGSCSTIGVGGHFSGGGFGTIFRKYGLASDNVIDAQIIDVNGMILNRTLMGEDLFWAIRGGGGSSFGVITAWKIKLVPVPSKVTTFDVSRTLDQGATTLFHKWQTIAPKLPPELFLHSLVGVTNSASQEGGKTVVVSFSGLYLGTPENLLPLMQNSFAEFGLRRDNLTEMTWIQSVLHYAGYSIDESLEVLLRRNQSSPSFKAKSDYVKEPIPLHGLEGLWKMLLLENSPLLILTPYGGIMSEISESETPFPHRKGNLYGIQYMVNFASNEEAPKHIDWIRRLYAYMTPYVSKFPRQAYLNYRDLDLGVNQGKPWYEKAKSWGLKYFNCNFERLALVKARVDPGNFFRDEQSIPPL; encoded by the coding sequence atggcCAATTCAATGGTAAAACTAGTTTTCCTTTCTGTCACtgttttcatttcaattttcccTGCAACTTCTACTTTTGCTGGCCACGAGAAAGGTTTCCTTCAATGTTTTCAAACAATTTTAGGAGCTGACAACACAACTTGGCAAGTAATATTCACCAAAAGTAGTTCTTCTTATGAACCCCTTTTGGAGTCTTCTATAAGAAACGCCAGATTCCTAAACAGTACTTCAGTCCCAAAACCAAACCTTATTGTTACACCACATAGCCTATTCCACATCCAAGTAGCACTGTTCTGCTCAAAGAAAAGTGGCTTACAAGTAAGAGTTCGAAGTGGGGGGCATGACTATGAGGGCCTTTCTTATGTCTCTCACTCTCACATTCCATTCTTGATCATTGATCTTTTCAACCTTAGGTCCATAACCATTAATATGGACGAAGAAAGTGCATGGGTTCAGTCAGGTGCTACAGTCGGAGAACTCTATTATGCAATTGCAAAGAAAAGTAAGGTTCATGGTTTCCCTGCTGGAAGTTGCTCCACTATTGGTGTTGGAGGGCATTTCAGTGGAGGTGGGTTTGGtacaattttcagaaaatatggCTTAGCTTCTGATAATGTAATTGATGCTCAGATTATAGATGTTAATGGGATGATACTGAACAGAACATTGATGGGGGAAGATCTCTTTTGGGCCATAAGAGGAGGTGGAGGGTCTAGCTTTGGAGTCATTACTGCATGGAAAATCAAGCTTGTACCTGTTccttcaaaagtcacaacttttgatGTTTCAAGGACCCTGGATCAAGGTGCCACTACCCTTTTCCACAAGTGGCAAACTATTGCTCCAAAACTCCCCCCAGAACTTTTCTTGCACAGTCTTGTGGGAGTTACCAATTCAGCTTCTCAAGAAGGTGGAAAAACTGTGGTGGTTTCCTTCTCAGGATTGTATCTTGGTACACCTGAGAATCTCCTTCCTTTAATGCAAAACAGTTTTGCAGAATTTGGTTTGCGGCGCGACAACTTAACCGAGATGACTTGGATTCAATCCGTTCTTCACTATGCAGGCTATTCAATAGATGAATCCTTGGAGGTCTTGCTTAGGAGAAACCAATCATCCCCTTCTTTCAAAGCAAAATCTGATTATGTGAAGGAACCAATTCCATTGCATGGCTTAGAAGGGCTATGGAAGATGCTACTCTTGGAGAACTCACCACTGTTGATCCTCACACCATATGGTGGGATAATGAGTGAGATTTCAGAATCAGAAACTCCTTTTCCACATAGAAAAGGGAACTTATATGGTATCCAGTATATGGTGAATTTTGCTTCAAATGAAGAAGCGCCAAAGCATATAGATTGGATAAGAAGATTGTATGCATATATGACACCGTATGTGTCAAAGTTTCCAAGACAAGCATATTTGAACTATAGAGACCTTGATTTGGGAGTTAATCAAGGGAAACCGTGGTATGAAAAAGCAAAGTCTTGGGGTTTGAAATATTTCAATTGCAATTTTGAAAGGCTGGCACTAGTGAAGGCCAGGGTTGATCCTGGAAATTTTTTCAGGGATGAGCAGAGCATTCCTCCGTTGTAG
- the LOC100781186 gene encoding pentatricopeptide repeat-containing protein At2g03880, mitochondrial produces MRGVSKHLQLLRPTSSRCCSYSVNSSLVSPHYVPPETESLLNHCYRRDLPSAMHVLDSMERRGVWADSITYSELIKCCLAHGAVREGKRVHRHIFSNGYHPKTFLTNILINMYVKFNLLEEAQVLFDKMPERNVVSWTTMISAYSNAQLNDRAMRLLAFMFRDGVMPNMFTFSSVLRACERLYDLKQLHSWIMKVGLESDVFVRSALIDVYSKMGELLEALKVFREMMTGDSVVWNSIIAAFAQHSDGDEALHLYKSMRRVGFPADQSTLTSVLRACTSLSLLELGRQAHVHVLKFDQDLILNNALLDMYCKCGSLEDAKFIFNRMAKKDVISWSTMIAGLAQNGFSMEALNLFESMKVQGPKPNHITILGVLFACSHAGLVNEGWYYFRSMNNLYGIDPGREHYGCMLDLLGRAEKLDDMVKLIHEMNCEPDVVTWRTLLDACRARQNVDLATYAAKEILKLDPQDTGAYVLLSNIYAISKRWNDVAEVRRTMKKRGIRKEPGCSWIEVNKQIHAFILGDKSHPQIDEINRQLNQFICRLAGAGYVPDTNFVLQDLEGEQREDSLRYHSEKLAIVFGIMSFPKEKTIRIWKNLKICGDCHKFAKLIAELEQRHIVIRDPIRYHHFQDGVCSCGDYW; encoded by the coding sequence ATGAGAGGTGTATCAAAGCACTTACAATTGTTGCGCCCAACAAGCTCGCGTTGTTGTTCATACAGTGTTAACTCGTCTCTCGTATCCCCACACTATGTGCCCCCAGAAACCGAGTCACTACTCAACCACTGTTACCGAAGGGACCTTCCCAGCGCCATGCATGTGTTGGATTCCATGGAAAGAAGAGGAGTTTGGGCCGATTCTATCACCTATTCTGAGCTCATCAAGTGTTGCTTGGCTCACGGGGCTGTCAGGGAAGGAAAACGCGTTCACCGCCACATATTCTCAAATGGGTATCACCCTAAAACGTTTTTGACCAACATTCTCATCAACATGTATGTCAAATTCAACCTCTTGGAAGAAGCACAGGTATTGTTCGATAAAATGCCTGAACGAAATGTTGTGTCGTGGACTACTATGATATCTGCTTACTCTAATGCCCAGCTCAACGACAGGGCCATGAGGCTCTTGGCTTTCATGTTTAGGGATGGTGTCATGCCTAACATGTTTACTTTCTCTTCGGTTCTGAGAGCGTGTGAGAGGTTGTATGATCTTAAACAGCTGCATTCTTGGATAATGAAAGTGGGGTTGGAGTCTGATGTATTTGTGCGCAGTGCGCTTATTGATGTTTACTCGAAAATGGGGGAGTTGTTGGAAGCTCTAAAGGTTTTTCGTGAGATGATGACTGGAGATTCTGTTGTTTGGAACTCCATTATTGCTGCTTTTGCTCAGCACAGTGATGGGGATGAGGCTTTACATCTTTACAAGAGCATGAGGAGAGTGGGTTTTCCGGCTGATCAGTCAACACTCACGAGTGTTTTGAGAGCGTGTACTAGTTTGTCATTGTTGGAGTTAGGGAGGCAAGCCCATGTCCATGTGCTAAAGTTTGATCAAGATCTTATCCTCAACAATGCCCTTTTAGATATGTATTGTAAGTGTGGTAGTTTGGAGGATGCAAAGTTCATTTTCAATCGGATGGCCAAGAAGGACGTAATCTCTTGGAGCACCATGATTGCTGGGTTAGCCCAAAATGGTTTTAGTATGGAAGCACTCAATTTATTTGAGTCCATGAAAGTGCAGGGTCCAAAACCAAATCATATTACAATTCTTGGGGTTCTGTTTGCTTGTAGTCATGCAGGGCTAGTAAATGAAGGTTGGTACTATTTTCGATCTATGAATAACTTGTATGGGATAGATCCTGGAAGAGAACACTATGGTTGCATGCTTGATCTTCTTGGAAGAGCTGAAAAGCTTGATGACATGGTTAAGTTAATACATGAAATGAATTGTGAGCCAGATGTTGTGACGTGGAGGACATTGCTTGATGCATGCAGGGCTCGTCAGAATGTGGATTTAGCCACGTATGCTGCTAAGGAGATTCTAAAGTTGGATCCACAGGACACAGGAGCCTATGTGTTGTTATCTAATATTTATGCAATTTCAAAAAGGTGGAATGATGTTGCTGAAGTTCGAAGGACTATGAAAAAAAGGGGCATAAGGAAAGAACCTGGATGTAGCTGGATTGAAGTCAATAAGCAGATACATGCTTTTATTTTGGGAGATAAATCTCATCCTCAAATAGATGAGATCAATAGACAGTTGAACCAGTTTATTTGTCGACTAGCTGGTGCTGGTTATGTTCCTGACACAAATTTTGTACTACAAGATCTTGAAGGGGAACAGAGAGAAGACTCTCTTCGATACCACAGTGAGAAACTGGCAATTGTTTTTGGTATTATGAGCTTTCCAAAGGAGAAAACTATTAGGATATGGAAGAACCTTAAGATCTGTGGAGATTGTCATAAATTTGCAAAACTCATAGCAGAGTTAGAGCAACGGCATATTGTAATTAGAGATCCTATTCGGTACCATCATTTTCAAGATGGGGTTTGCTCCTGTGGTGACTATTGGTAG
- the LOC100781731 gene encoding berberine bridge enzyme-like 21, with translation MVPTNPMEKSSLFPSGTFLFLLLVLLNVSASVAAPTPESVYTSFLECLTNYTKAQDQVSNIVFAQTNASFSSVLQAYIRNARFNTTSTPKPLLVVTPSEDPHVQGAVICAKSIGIQLKIRSGGHDYEGISYVSDQPFIILDMFHFRNITVDVENEVAVVQAGATLGEVYYRIWEKSKVHGFPAGVCPTVGVGGHLSGGGYGNMLRKHGLSVDHVVDAKIVDVKGRILDKESMGEDLFWAIRGGGGASFGVILSYTVKLIPVPEVVTVFRIAKSLDQNESATELVLQWQQVAPHTDHRLFMRLLLQPVSSKVVKGQRTIRATVMALFLGGADEVVTLMGKEFPALGLSKENCTELSWIDSVLWWSNFDNTTKPDALLDRDLNSASFLKRKSDYVQNPISKKGLEGIWEKMIELGKTGFVFNPYGGKMSEVSSDATPFPHRAGNLFKIQYSVNWDDPGVELEKNFTSQAKMLYSYMTPFVSSDPRSAFLNYRDLDIGTNSFGKNSYEEGAVYGVKYFNDNFKRLVKIKTEVDPENFFRNEQSIPIHPGPDTGAIKSGAGKLLHLTLYWSVMVKVGWLFILELFI, from the exons atgGTACCCACCAACCCAATGGAAAAGTCAAGTCTTTTTCCATCTGggactttcctttttcttcttctggttCTTCTCAATGTCTCTGCTTCGGTGGCAGCTCCAACACCAGAATCGGTGTACACCTCTTTCCTCGAGTGTCTCACAAactacacaaaagcacaagaccaAGTTTCCAACATAGTCTTTGCTCAAACCAAcgcttctttttcttctgtcCTCCAAGCCTACATTCGCAATGCCCGATTCAACACCACTTCAACCCCAAAACCCTTGCTTGTTGTCACTCCCTCGGAAGATCCCCATGTCCAGGGTGCTGTGATTTGCGCCAAAAGCATTGGGATTCAACTCAAGATAAGGAGTGGTGGCCATGACTATGAGGGTATCTCGTATGTCTCCGACCAACCCTTCATCATCCTCGACATGTTCCACTTCAGGAACATCactgtggatgtggaaaacgaGGTTGCTGTGGTTCAAGCAGGTGCCACACTTGGAGAGGTTTATTATAGGATTTGGGAGAAGAGTAAAGTTCATGGCTTTCCTGCAGGGGTGTGTCCCACTGTTGGTGTTGGGGGACACTTGAGTGGAGGAGGGTATGGTAACATGTTGAGAAAACATGGGTTATCTGTTGATCATGTTGTTGATGCTAAAattgttgatgtcaaaggtAGGATTCTTGACAAGGAATCCATGGGGGAAGATCTTTTCTGGGCCATTAGAGGAGGTGGTGGAGCAAGCTTTGGAGTCATCTTATCATACACTGTGAAACTTATTCCTGTGCCTGAAGTTGTTACTGTTTTTCGGATTGCAAAGAGTTTGGATCAGAATGAGAGTGCCACTGAGCTTGTATTGCAATGGCAGCAGGTGGCGCCGCACACCGATCATAGGCTTTTCATGAGGCTGCTGTTGCAGCCAGTGAGTTCTAAGGTTGTGAAGGGCCAGAGAACCATCAGAGCCACTGTAATGGCTTTGTTTCTTGGAGGGGCTGATGAGGTTGTCACATTGATGGGGAAGGAGTTCCCGGCTCTTGGCTTGAGCAAGGAGAATTGCACTGAATTGAGTTGGATTGATTCTGTGCTTTGGTGGTCTAATTTTGACAATACCACTAAGCCTGATGCACTGCTTGATAGGGATCTCAATTCAGCAAGTTTCCTCAAGAGAAAATCTGATTATGTGCAGAATCCAATTTCCAAAAAGGGGTTAGAGGGGATATGGGAGAAGATGATTGAATTGGGGAAAACTGGATTTGTTTTCAATCCTTATGGAGGGAAGATGAGTGAGGTTTCGTCTGATGCGACACCGTTTCCTCACCGTGCTGGGAATCTGTTCAAGATTCAGTACTCTGTGAATTGGGATGATCCAGGAGTTGAATTGGAAAAGAATTTTACTAGTCAGGCCAAAATGCTGTATAGTTACATGACCCcttttgtgtccagtgatcCAAGAAGTGCCTTTTTAAATTACAGGGACCTTGATATTGGTACCAACAGTTTTGGAAAGAATAGCTATGAAGAAGGAGCTGTTTATGGGGTCAAGTACTTCAATGACAATTTTAAGAGGTTGGTCAAGATCAAGACTGAGGTTGATCCAGAAAACTTCTTCAGAAATGAACAGAGTATTCCAATTCATCCAG GACCGGACACTGGTGCCATTAAATCTGGTGCTGGAAAATTGTTACACTTAACACTTTATTGGTCAGTGATGGTAAAGGTGGGATGGTTGTTCATTCTTGAATTATTCATATGA
- the LOC102667811 gene encoding uncharacterized protein gives MAPIRGGPKQKLFRNKQVSQFAKLIEEGQIETGSGLNQESSITKAGDTHWGSHFRTFTTLMIIYGAIIEVLEEVEKDTSFKKYGENMLLLYVLESFDFIFMLYLMVEILGFTNDLSIVLQKRDQDLLNALSLVKATKEELQEMRNDGWEELISKVMEIYNKHDIDVPYLDALYVQGKKLRRHATTSSVFDLHHYKHDYLFSVLDLQLHELNDRFDEDTTELLQYVSCLSPSSSFEAFDVKKLLRMVELYPNDFVDVPEVVVRHQLQNYVRNVRCDPKFVKLKGLSDLCAKLVETKKCNTFDIVYRLPKLALVLPVATASVKRVFSAMKFVKSQLCYKMGDQWLNDRLVTFIERDVLGTINNDVILAYFQKMDSRRFSL, from the exons ATGGCTCCCATAAGGGGCGGACCCAA ACAAAAATTGTTTCGGAATAAACAAGTATCTCAATTTGCTAAATTGATTGAAGAGGGTCAGATAGAGACTGGTAgtggattaaatcaagaatcgTCTATTACTAAAGCGGGTGACACTCATTGGGGTTCCCACTTTAGGACTTTCACTACTTTGATGATTATATATGGTGCCATTATTGAGGTACTTGAAGAAGTCGAAAAAGATacgtcatttaaaaaatatggtgaAAATATGCTTTTGCTATATGTGCTTGAGtcctttgattttattttcatgttatacCTGATGGTTGAGATTTTAGGATTTACAAATGATTTAAGTATAGTGCTACAAAAGCGTGATCAAGATCTTTTGAATGCTTTATCACTTGTCAAAGCCACCAAAGAAGAATTACAAGAAATGAGGAATGATGGATGGGAAGAACTTATATCTAAGGTTATGGAAATTTACAATAAGCATGATATTGATGTGCCTTATTTGGATGCACTGTATGTGCAAGGGAAGAAACTTAGACGACATGCTACCACTTCTAGTGTTTTTGATTTGCATCATTATAAGcatgattatttatttagtgtTTTGGATTTGCAGTTGCATGAGCTCAATGATAGATTTGATGAAGATACTACTGAACTTTTACAATATGTTTCATGTTTGAGTCCCTCATCATCATTTGAAGCTTTTGATGTGAAAAAATTGTTGAGGATGGTTGAACTTTATCCAAATGATTTTGTAGATGTGCCGGAAGTGGTGGTGCGACATCAGCTTCAGAATTATGTTAGAAATGTTCGATGTGATCCAAAATTTGTAAAGTTAAAAGGACTTTCAGACCTTTGTGCAAAGCTTGTGGAAACAAAAAAGTGCAAcacatttgatatagtttatagACTTCCGAAGTTGGCTTTAGTCTTGCCGGTAGCAACTGCAAGTGTGAAACGTGTTTTTTCAGCTATGAAATTTGTGAAGAGTCAGCTATGTTACAAAATGGGTGATCAATGGTTAAATGATCGTCTTGTAACTTTTATAGAAAGAGATGTTCTTGGAACAATCAACAATGATGTTATTTTagcttattttcaaaaaatggaTAGTAGACGATTTTCATTGTAA